In Pseudoclavibacter sp. Marseille-Q3772, the sequence TCGGGTTATACGACTTGACCGCATTCACCACATTGTCCGCACCATCGGGTGCGCTCACCTCGTCAGTGTTGAGGAAGCCGAACCGATCCCCTGCCTGCACGAGCGGCAAGGTGCTGACATCTGCGGTGGTGACGACCTCGTTGCGCTCGGGCAGCCCTACATCAAGCCTGGCGCCGTTCACTCGCAGCTCGACACTGGAGATGCCCGGTACGGCAAGCAGGCTTTCTTCGAGCTGTAGCTTCGCCAATGACAGCTCGGTCGACCCCATGGATGCGGAAAGTCGGTCGTTGAAGTCGACGGCAGCTACACCATCCACAACATCAACCGATTGCACCAGGGACACATCGCTTGGGAAGGCCGTAACCACTGCACTTCCTGGACGCATCCATTCCGCTGGACCTTCAATGAGCTCATTGACGATCCGGGTCGGGAGGGAATCACCGTTGGGTAGCCAGCGCAGGTCCGGGGAGGTGTAGCGCTTGGCGCTATCAAAGAAGGTCAACGTTTGTTTCGAGAAGAGGTCGGTGAACGGTTGCTTCGCCAGCACAATCCCCTGCGGCAGTTTCGAGATGCGCCACTGCCCATCAATCTCTACGAGCTCGAAGTCGAGCTGCTCGTTCGAATTCGACAGCGTCTCGGAATACAGCCCGTGTCGATCAACGCTGCCGAGCAGCGGTACCGACACCTCGATGCCGGTCTTCCCCTGCGACTTCATCGAAGCCTGCCCGCTCATAATGAGCACACGCTCGTTCGGATCCCAGGATTGCCGAGCTTCCGGCGTCAGAAACTCTTTTGCTGCTCGGAAACCGTCTCGGGTACCGGTACCGGCATCGAGAAAGCCCTGCACGATCTCTTCCCTACTGGCGCCGTCGGTCGGCCCCTGCGGGAAGTAGCGCACTCCCTGCTGCTGATCCTCGGGCTGTGCTTTACCTTCTTCAACCGGGCCGGAGGTCGGTATCGATGCACATGCGGTCAAGGAAACGCAGAGCAACACTGACCACAACACGCTGAGCCATCGCCGCATCCTCATCGTTCACTCACCTCGCCGCCATTGTGTTCAGTCGAATGATCATCATCGGGAGCGCCATCGTCATTACCCTGATCGTCGTGCGCAACCTCGTCGTCGTTCGAATTGTTTTTCCCAAATAGGGGGATGCGAATCGGCTCGGTATCGAGGCTCACGCCGTGCAGGTGATCACCGTCGAGCCCACCGTTAAAGGTACTCGCTCCGGCATCGTCAGGCAGCAGCGGCAATGGCGAAGAAACGATCGGCTCGCCCACGCGCCGCGGCAGTGTCAACCGAAAGTTCGTGCCGAGGCCGAGCGCCGACCACACTTCCAATTTGCCCTCGTGCAGTTGCGCATCCTCGTGTGAGATGGCAAGCCCGAGTCCTGAACCGCCCATCGTTCGTTTGCGGGATGGGTCGGCCCGCCAGAACCGCTCAAACACCAGTTTCTGGTGTTCTTCGTTCATGCCGATTCCGTAGTCACGCACCGTGAGCGCAACCGCTGTCGCATTCGCATCCACCGAAACCACGATGGGTTGCCCCTCACCGTGCTCAATTGCATTCGCGATGAGGTTCCGCACGATGCGTCGGATACGACGGTCATCGAATTCGGCATTGACCTCGCCTCCGGGAGAACGCATTAGCAGCGCCTCGGAATGGTCCATCGCCACCGGCAGCATTGCACCAACGACATCCTCGGCGATCGCGGCGAGGTCGTTCGGACGCCGCATCACTTCGACGGCACCGGCGTCGTAGCGGGAGATTTCGAGCAGGTCGTTCAGCAAAAGCTCAAAGCGCTCGATCTGGTCGTGCAAGAGTTCGGCAGACCGCGCGAGCGTGGCATCGAACTCATCTTTTCGGGCATAGACGATGCCGCCAGCCAGGCGGATTGTGGTCAGCGGAGTGCGCAGTTCGTGCGACACATCCGAAACGAATCGTTGCTGCACCTTCGAGAGGTGCTCCAGCTGCTCGATCTGCTCCTGCAGGTTATCTGCCATGTGGTTGAAGGATCGCGACAGCGTACCGATATCGTCTTCGCCTCGTTCTGGAATACGCTCCTCAAGGTGTCCTGCCGCCAGCTTGCGGCTCGTCTGTGCGGCCAAACGGATTGGTTGGATGACCGCGCGCATAATCGCACCGGTGATCAGCGCTACCAAGAGCACCAAGATTGCCATCGAGATCGCCAGTGTGCGCTGCACGAAGTCGAGTGTGTCCTGCGACTCCTCCAGGGAGTAGAGCAGGTAGAACTCGTAATACCCGGCGCCCGGCATCGAAACGGTTGAGCCGAGCACCACACCGGGAGCCGATGACCCGCCGGCCTCGAGCGCGACGGACTGGTAGTGGATGGGGCCGGATTGCGAGCGGACGGTGGTGCGCAGTTCGTCCGAGACCAGTCCGGCACTCACGTTATCGGATGCGATGTCCTGCAGTCCGGTTGAGGCCGTCTGCGAAGGCGCGCTGTAGAACGCGAACCCGATGGAGTTCGGGGTTTGTGCTTGCGCAGCGTCAATCGCTTCTTGACGTAGTGACGAGAGTCCCTCATCGCCCGAGTCACCGCCGCTGTCGAGTTTGCTTTGTGCGGCCGCGACTGCACGCTCGGCCTCGATCTGCAGATCGTCGATCCGGGACGAGTACAAATCCCGAGCAATCGTGTTCCCCATTACCAGGGCGACAGCAATGACGGTAGCGCTGGTGAGTAGCACCGCGATGAGCATGGTGCGAAATGGCAGCGATGTTCGCCAGAGAAACCGCACATTGGCGACGAACCCGCGTGGTCGCCACCACGAACCGGGTAGGTCTTGGTCGGGGAAGCTCTCGGTTTCGGTATTGAGCGATACGCGGATGCGGTCGTCCTGCTCGGCAGGTATTGCATCGCCGCGCTCCGATGCCGAATCAACCGACGCTGCGACAACGTCAGTGGATTGGGCGGATGCGTCCTGAGTCATGTGGCGTGTTGGCGCCGAACACTAGGAGTTACCGGCGCGATAGCCTACGCCGCGAACGGTCTGCACGATCTTGGGGCGATCGGGATCGAGTTCAACCTTCGCACGCAAGCGCTGCACGTGCACGTTGACCAGGCGAGTGTCGGCCTTAAACCGGTATCCCCACACCTGCTCTAGCAGTTCCTCACGGGTAAAGACCCGGTTTGGTTTGGATGCGAGCGTGTGCAGCAGGTCGAACTCCAGCGGGGTGAGGTTGATGGCTTCATTGCCGCGCAGCACCTCGTGCGCGGCAACGTTGATCGTGAGATCGCCGACCCGCAGTTCTTCGCTGTGTTCGCCAGAAACACCGCGGAGGCGGGTCTTAATGCGCGCAACAAGCTCCTTCGGATCAAACGGCTTAACGATGTAGTCGTCGGCCCCGGCTTCGAGCCCTCGCACCACGTCGGCAGTGTCGGATTTTGCCGTCAGCATGATGATTGGCACACCTGACTTCGCCCGGATCGCTTCACAGATCTCGATGCCGTTCATCCCAGGCAGCATGACGTCCAAGAGCACAAGGTGCGGATCGATCGTGTCGAACGTGTCCAGCGCAGCCGCTCCGTCCGAGCAAAATGAGGGCTCGTACCCCTCAGCGCCAATCACAATGCCGATCATCTCTGCCAGCGCGGTGTCGTCATCGACCACCAGAATGCGTTCTGCCACGGACGATTCCTCCTTTTGCGAGTGCGCCGCCACTTCTACCGGACCAGGTTCCAATCGAGCCTACCGCGAGCGCACCCAGAAGAGTGTGATTCTTCATCCCCCAATGGGTGGAATTTCTGTGGTTACGGCACACAGATATGACACGATGGCCCCGTGGCTAACGAATCCGAATACCCGCAGCACGAGTCGTCCGGGCCTGATTACGGCCAAGCCGGACAACGACCGAATGACGCTGCGCAGTCCCCTTATGAGCAGTGGTCTCCCGCGGGCCAACAGCCTTCTCCTGATGGACAAGCACCCGCATCCGGCCAGCAACCGCACGGACAAGGCGGATACGGTCAGGGGCAGTACGGCGGCCAGCCTCAGTACGGGCAGGCGCCATACGGCCAGCCGACATACGATCAGCCGCAGTACGGGCAACAGGCGTACGGCCAGGGCGGATACGGCCAACCCCAGTACAGCCAACACCAGTACAGCCAACCCCAGTACGGGCAACAGCCATACGGACAGGCTCCCTACGGACAGTTCCCTCCCACCGGCGGTGCCGCATCCTGGAATACCGCGGCCCCGGGGCCGAGCGCACCACAGCCAGGTTGGCGACCGGCAGCCGCACCCGGCTTGTTCCCACTTAGGCCGCTCACCTTCGGCGATATTTTTGGTGCGACGTTCCGTCTCCTGCGCTTTAGCCCGGCAGCGAGTTTCGGTGGCGTGTACCTCCTGCAGTTTTTCGGTACAGTCCTCGCCGCGGTCGGACCAATCACCGTACTCCTGGCCAACATTGACGTTCCCACTCTGAACAGCTCATCCGATGTCTGGACCGATGAGCATACGCAGCTGTTGATCTGGATGCTGCTGTCGCTCATCCCGTCAATACTGGTCACGTTGCTGATGACCACCGCCTCACAGGCAGTCGTCGCGCAGGTCACTGCGAAGGCGGCGATCGGGCAACGCATCACGCTCGGCGCCGCCCTTTCCCGCGCGACAAAGCGGTTGCTGCCGCTACTGGGCTACCTGGTGCTTATTTCGCTCATCAACTTCGTGGTGGTCGGGGTGCTCGTGGGCCTACCGATGTGGTGGCTCTTCGCCGCGATTTTTGACAGAACCTCCCCCATCGGCCCGATTGCGTTGCTACTGCTGTCGCTATTACTGGTGGCCTGCGCGACCGTGTTCCTGAATACCAAATTCCTTTTTGGTGTGTCCGTGGTCATCTTGGAAAAGGCCGGCCCGATTCAGGCGATACGTCGCAGCTGGACGCTTACGAACAATCTGTTCTGGCGCACATTCGGCATCAGCCTGCTGGTGTCCATGGTGGTGTCCATGGCGACGGGTTTCGCCAGTCAGATCGCCGTGATGATTTTCGGCCTGATCGCTCAGGTCGCGCTGCCCTTTGGCGGGGAAAGCAGTCGAGACATAGCGATCTGGTTCGGCATCGTGATAGGCGTGCTTGTGTCGCTGATTTCAGCCATTTTCACCGCGGTGTACACCGTGTTGATTTCCGGTAACAGTGTCATTTTGTACGCGGATGCTCGGATGCGAAAAGAGGGCTTGAATATTCCATTGCAGCACGCTGCCGATGAGATCACGAGTGACCCTTCTGCGGATCCAGATCCTTGGAGCGAACACATCGGTAAGACTGCCTCGCAGCCAACCCCAGGATGGTAAGACACCCCCATGTTCTGCAGCACCCAACCACCACTCACCCCGGACGAAGACACCGCCCGGGATTGGGTGCTGAACGAGCTGGGCAAACCCGAATACCAGCAGGCAAAGCCACCGCCATTCGAACAGTTCTTTGCTGATCTGTGGGATTGGTTCACCGGCCTATTTGACGGCGTCGGGGATGGTCTTGCGTTCGACCCAGTATGGGTGGTCGTCATCATCGCAATCATCTCGGGCATTGTGCTGCTTGTGCTTCTGGGTCGGCCACGAGCGATCGCAGCTCGTCGAGAACGCGAATCAAGCGGGGTTTTCCTCGACGGTGATGACCGCACCGCACGCGAGTTACGCGAGGCCGCGGTGCGTGCGGAGGCGGCCGGTGATATCTCCCTCGCGTTCGTGGAACGCTACCGCGCGATCTGCCGCAGCCTGCAGGACCGCACGCTGATCACGCTGCTGCCAGGCGATACCGCTCAGGCCGCTGCTCGTTCGGCATCACGCGTGTTCCCCGAGCAACATCAAGCATTGCAGCGCGCCGCATCCGGGTTCGACACCGTCCGATACTTCGAACGCACAGTGAGCGAGGCCGACTACGCGGCACTGTGCGAGCTGGATGAAACGCTGGAGCGCACCAAACCGCAACTGGCGCAGCTGACGGCTACCGCCGCATCCGCGCCGCCCTCGCCAAGCGGACGGAGACAGCCGTGACCGCGACAATTACCCCTAAGCAGCAACCCACACGCACCAGTACGCGCACGGCTCGCGAACAGTGGCTGCGCCTTCGCCCCTGGCTGGTGACGGCGGTGTTCGCACTCGCCGCATTAGCGGTCACAATCAGTATTAGCGTGAGCGCAGCCAATCAAACCGGGCACCTGCTCTCCCCCACCTCTGCGAAACCGAACGGTGCGAAGGCACTGGCGCAAACGTTGGATTCACACGGCGTGGACGTCGAGACCGTCGACCGTTTCGAGGATGCCCGCGAGGCGGTTACGAGTAACCCGAATCAGACGCTGGTTGTCCACGATCCGGGCGGGTTTCTTACTGTCGATCGTGTGCGCGAGCTGCTGAACTCTGGCGCGAGTCGGGTGGTGTTCCTGAACCCCGTCGGAACCCGGTTTTCACCCCTGAATGCGATAGCAAGCTACGGTGGGGCGCTCGAGCCAACTGAGGATTCGAAACCCCATCACGCCGGTGATCAGTGTCCGCTGGCAGACCTCGCGCCGAAGCTGAGTGACGGACGGGCTACTGCGTTTCGAGCCACTGCGGTCAATGCCGCTTCGTGTTACACCACGGATGCGGGCGAGTTGGTTGTGATGGCGACGCACGGCGGCTCCGAGGTCGTGATGATCGGCGCCTACTCGCAGCTCACAAACGAACGGATTGCGGAGGAAGCAAACGCGGCGGCTGCGATCAACCTCTTAGGCAAGTACGACCACCTCACCTGGTATGTACCCGGCCCAGACGATGTCCCGGCGAGCGATAAACCCACGTTCGGTGATTATGTACCGGGGTGGTTGACCCCGACCATTCTGCTGCTCGGTTGCGTCGCCGTGGCAACAATGTTCTGGCGCGGAAACCGACTGGGACCGCTTGTGGCCGAACGGCTACCGGTGCACGTACCCGCCAACGAAACCGTCACCGGGCGCGGAAAACTGTATGCCGCAACCTCCTCCCGGCTCCACGCGCTTGACGCGATCCGTTTGGGCACGCTGCGACGTTGCGCGGCCATGCTGGGGATGTCTGCGTCCTCCAGCGCGGATGCGATCATGATGGCCATTGCGTCGAACACCGGATCGCCGGTGCCGCAGGTGCGTGCGGTACTGCGTGATGTCGTGCCCGATTCCGACGCAGCCATGGTCGAATTAGCCAATGAGGCCGGCGCCATCGAACAGCGCGTGCGCGCCGTCGTCGGGCATATTGAACCGACCCGTGCGACCAGCTCGGCACCGCCGGATGACCATCCCGAAACCTATGTAGATCCAGCGTCTCAATCGAACACACCACCGACAGGAGCGTCCCAATGACCGACCAAACCCGCGCCGCGCTCGCACGCGTTCGTCAAGAAGTTGGGAAGGCGGTCGTCGGCCAAGACGGCGCCGTCGAAGCCCTCATCATCGCATTGCTCAGCGACGGTCACGTACTGCTTGAGGGTGTCCCCGGCACGGCGAAAACACTGCTGGTGCGCACGCTCAGTCGGGTGCTTGCGCTGGACACCAAACGCATCCAGTTCACGCCCGACCTGATGCCCGGTGATGTCACCGGCTCGCTCATCTATGACAACCAGGCGGGTGACTTCACGTTCCGTGAGGGACCGGTGTTCACCAACCTGTTGCTGGCGGATGAGATCAACCGCACGCCGCCAAAAACACAGTCATCGCTGCTGGAGGCGATGGAGGAGCGGCAGATTTCGGTGGACGGTGTCACCCGCGCGCTCCCCGACCCGTTCATGGTCGCCGCCACGATGAACCCGATCGAGTACGAGGGCACCTATGTGCTGCCGGAGGCGCAGCTGGACCGGTTTATGTTGAAGGTAATCCTTGAGCTGCCGCCGCGCGATGCGGAACTTGAGGTGCTGCGTCGTCACGCGAGTGGCTTCAATCCGCGCGATCTGGCGGCGGCAAATGTGCAGCAGGCCATCGACGAACAAGAACTCCGTCACGCTCGTGCTCAGGCGCAGCAGGTGCGCGTACACGAATCGGTGCTTGGCTACCTTGTCGACCTCGCGCGCGCGAGCCGCCAGTCCCCCTCGGTTCGGATGGGGATTTCGCCGCGTGGTGCGACGGCACTCTTGCGGGCAGCGAAGGCGAGCTCCTATCTGTACGGCTACGACGCGGTAACTCCCGACCACATCCAGCGGATGTGTCTACCCGCGTGGCGTCACCGCATCGTGTTGCAGCCCGAGGCCGAGCTCGAGGGCGTGTCGACGGATGCGGTACTCCGTTCGATCGTGCAGCAGGTTCAGGTGCCAATCTAGATGGCAATCAGCGGCCTTGCCGTGGGGTTATTGCTCCTCGGCGCAATCCCGATCATCCTTGCCGGCGATACCATTGCCGGCGCATTTGCCGTGCTCGGCATCGTGGTGGGGGTTTGGTTGGTGTTGATCATCGTCGACTTCGTGCTGGCGACCTCGCCACGCAAACTGCACGTTGAACGCGAACTCCCCGACCGCATCCGACTGGGAGAACATGCCACCTCTCGCGTATTGCTGACCAACCTCTCCGGGCGCGGCATGCAGCTGCACGTACGCGATTGCTGGGAGCCCTCGGCGGGCGCAGCAACTACTCGCGCGAAACTGCGCGTTCCCGCTGGCGAACGACGCGGATTTACGCTTCAGCTCACGCCATGGCGGCGCGGTGACCGGCGCAGCGAACGACTCGCAGCCAGATCGTGGGGGCCGATGCGGCTTGCGGCGCGGCAGGTTGCGCTCGAAGAACCGGGCATCGTTCGGGTATTGCCCGCATTTGCGTCACGCAAACACCTGCCATCTCGGGTGATGCGCCTGCGTGAACTCGACGGCCAGACGACCCTGCAGGTACGCGGGGCGGGTACCGAGTTCGATTCGCTGCGTGATTACGTCCGCGGGGACGATGTGCGCTCGATCGATTGGCGGGCAACGGCGCGAAAACGCGACCTGGTGGTACGCACCTGGCGGCCCGAGCGTGACCGACAGGTCATCATCGTGATCGACACCGGTCGATCAGCTGCTGCGCGGGTGGCGGATGAAACCCGTCTGGATACCGCCATCGAGGCAGCGCTGCTGTGCGCGGCCCTGGCCTCGCGAGCGGGTGACCGGGTGAGCATGGTTGCCTACGATCAGCGAGTGCGTGCCCGCGTTCGCGGCAGCGGTGAGGCAACCCTTTTGGCAAGCATTGTGGATGCCATGGCTGATGTGGAGCCAGAGTTGCTGCACACAAATTGGCTGGCCGTTCCGGGGCTGGTCCGCGAATTCACTAATCAGCGTTCGCTCGTGGTGGTGCTCACCACCGCGGATAGCACCGGTTCTGCTCGCGACCTGTTGGAGATGCTGCCGCAGCTCACGAACCGCCACCTGGTGGTAGTCGCGTCCATCGAAGACCCGCAGTTGCGTGAGGTCGGCAGCACCCTGGATGCGGCTGAGCCGGTGTATCGTGCGGCTGCGGCACAGCGCGCGCTGACGGAAGCCGAGCAAACCCGCCGAGCTATTCAATGTGTCGGCGCCGATCAGCTCACCGCCACCCCCTATGAACTACCTCCCCGCCTGGCTGATCACTATTTGGCACTGAAAAAGGCGGGCCGACTGTAACGCAGCAAGTACCGTAGAACTCACAAAAGCTACGCGTGATCGTTTACGGACGAGCACCCGAACTTCTAGGAGCACCAGTGCGTCAAATCCACGCGATCACCATGGCGGCAGCGGCAGTCGCGGTCGCCGCCGGAGCCGTATTGGTGTTGTTCGCTGCGGACGGTGAACCGGTCATCGACAATACGCCGCCCACCGTTGCGGCAACCCCAGCGGCCACGAGCTCCGAAGACACACCCGAGAATGGCACGCCGATGACCGTGCCGGCCATCCCGGAAGAGTCGTTAGAGCCTACCGACCTGCCCGAGCCTTCCTATCGCGAAGACATCACTGGTGGTTAACGCGATCGTCCCTGAACGCTAACGCCCTAGGAGAACAGCCCCTGCCCGATGTATTCACCATCGCGTGGCGGGATCGCGAATACCGCAGATCCGATCGGCGTGATCCACGTGTTCAACAGGTCACCCTCATCCATACGCCGCTGCAGCGGAACGAATTGCTCGGCCACGTTTGCTTGCAACGAAACAAATAGCTGCCCGGTGTCGCTGAGCTGCGCACCGACGCCGGAACCACCCGCAATCGGGGTTTCGTAGTTATACGGCCGACGGTAGATACGCTCACGCGGGTTATCGCTGCGCATCCGCCGCATATGACTCATCGGGTTGATTACCGTGAAGCCCTGGGCCGTGCGCGCGGAAAAGTCCGGTTCATCGTGCTCGTTGGTGCCGGTAAGTGGCGCCCCGTTGTCGAGGCGACGCCCGACGGATGCTTCCCGTCCCTGCCGGTCAACCTCATCCCAGGTTTCAAGGTTCATGGCGATGCGCCGCAGCACGAGCGTGGTGCCGCCATTCATCCATGCTGCGGCACCGGTCTGGTCACGAACCTGCACTACCTGATCGAAGTCATCAGTGTTCAACGCCGGGTTCACGGTGCCGTCGACCTGGCCGAACAGATTGCGGTCGGTCGTACCGTCGCGCATTGCGCTGCGCGCGTGCCGAAATCCCCGCTGTTGCCAACGAATCGTGCTCAGCGCGCGCACGTCCTTACAGAGCACACGGGATGCGTGAGCGAGCGTGATCGGGTCGTTGCTTCCGACCATGATCAGCAGCTCTCCACGAGACCAGCGGTCTTCGAGTCGATCTATCGAAAACGCGGGGATCTGTTGGCAACCTGCGGGAACCGCATCCGGCCGGTAGCGCCGAATGAGCTCCGGCGAGAAACCGATCGTGACCTGGAGCCCGGCAGGGAGCTCTGACAGCTCCGGTTCTTGGTCGGTGATGGGCGCCTGGCCACGCATCATCCGATTGGCACTATCGCTGACGATCCGCAGCAGATACGAAATACGCTGTGCCTCGAGCTTTGGGTCGAGATCGAGAGCGATCATATTGGTAAACGCCGGCGGCGCATCGGCAACTCCCGCCTGATAGCTGCCGCTAGGCGCAACTGTCTGCGCACCGAATGTCGTGCTTGCCGGCCGCCGGTCGGTGGCGAACCAACCACCGAGCCGGCCGCCCGCGGCGACCGCGGCGGCACCGATTCCGGCGCCGGCCGCGGTCGCAACGAAATCACGACGCTTCAGCGGTGGGGCGGTAGTTGCCCGTACCTCGTCGTCACGCTGTGATTCGTTAACCATAGAAACTAGTGTCCCGAGTGCTCTGTCTCGCCATGGTCATGACCACTGTGATCACCGTGGTCGTGACCACTGTGGTCACCGTGCTCGTGACCACCATGCTCGTCGTCTGGCGCGTAGGTCTCCTGTCCACCGGTGTATTCGCGAGCGCTGATCTCCACCTCACACTCGCTGCCGTCAGCAAGGTTGAGCGTCATCGTGTACGGATGCGAAGGTTCGATGGGCTCATCCAGCTTCATGAGCATGATGTGGTCATGACCCGGCTCAAGCGTCCACGATTCACCGGGCTTAATAGTCGGCATCTCCGGCTTCTTCTGCATCATGCTCGAGCCGTCGGACTGCACAATGGTCTCGTGAAATTCGGCCATTCCGGCATGTGCGAACTCCACGCCTGCAAGCGTCACTTCCTGGTCTCCGGTGTTTTCGATCGTGCCGAACACACCGGTCATACCCGAATCGGTCGCCTTTACCCACATGTCGTGGAAGACCAGACCGTGCTGGGCCGCATCCTGCGACGCTCCGGTGGCAGCAGATTCACTCGCGCTCGGAGTTCCCGAGGCGCTGCAGCCGGTCAGTGCGGCCAGTGCGAGCATGCCAGCGGCGGCAGTTGCGAGGGTTCGGTTCAAAACGTTCATCAATAAATCCTTTGGTATAGCGGTTGTGGCCCCTTGCCACAACACAAATGAAACGGTGATTAGGCGCCACATTTCGGGCGCTCAAGGAATCGGTTGCCAAGATCAGGCAACCGCTGGTGCTACACCAACACCGGTGGGGCTCTCCCCCGCCGAGTTCGAATGATCCACTGAGCGATCGCCAACGGTCGCCGAACGGAAACGTACTGGCGCAGCGAAGGCAGCCGGATCACACCGATTTGAACCGGCGCTAATGCATCCCATACCCGAACCGCGACACCGTGTGCCCAGGAGGCTACGCGCATGATGCAGTCGTAGCCGTACCAGAACAGCAGTGTGCTGAATAACGCTGCAACCAGGTGAGCAACGAGCATCCAGCCGGCTCCGTGTTCGGGGATGGATGCGGCGGGGGCGGATGCCAAGCCGGTTCGGATCTGCGCAGCGGCTTCTTCCACCGAATGGTGATGGTCCGAGTGCGCGGGTGCCCCGTGCAGTCCGCCATCAATCGTGAAGATCAGGTGAAAACACAGCTGCGAAAGCGTAACTGCCGCCGCAGAGCGCCACCTCGACCAGCGACGGCCAACCAGCGGCACGGCAAGCGCCGCAGCTAGCACTAAGGCGACCAGGACTACTGCCAGCGATGGTTGCGCGCCGTGTGCAAGCCCGTGCAGTGCGGCTGCTGGAACTGTTGCCGCGGCAGCCACGAACCATCCCCGCAGCAAAACCGCCCCGCCACGCCGTGCGGGCGCAGGGGCGACGATGCCGTCGAAATGCTGTGACACGTGAACTTCCTGAACAGACTCAGCTCGCGCAATTGCGAATAGTTTCAGGATACGCTGCTGCCGGCGCGCACACGCGACTGCCCCACCGCATCC encodes:
- a CDS encoding Dyp-type peroxidase: MVNESQRDDEVRATTAPPLKRRDFVATAAGAGIGAAAVAAGGRLGGWFATDRRPASTTFGAQTVAPSGSYQAGVADAPPAFTNMIALDLDPKLEAQRISYLLRIVSDSANRMMRGQAPITDQEPELSELPAGLQVTIGFSPELIRRYRPDAVPAGCQQIPAFSIDRLEDRWSRGELLIMVGSNDPITLAHASRVLCKDVRALSTIRWQQRGFRHARSAMRDGTTDRNLFGQVDGTVNPALNTDDFDQVVQVRDQTGAAAWMNGGTTLVLRRIAMNLETWDEVDRQGREASVGRRLDNGAPLTGTNEHDEPDFSARTAQGFTVINPMSHMRRMRSDNPRERIYRRPYNYETPIAGGSGVGAQLSDTGQLFVSLQANVAEQFVPLQRRMDEGDLLNTWITPIGSAVFAIPPRDGEYIGQGLFS
- a CDS encoding copper chaperone PCu(A)C — encoded protein: MNVLNRTLATAAAGMLALAALTGCSASGTPSASESAATGASQDAAQHGLVFHDMWVKATDSGMTGVFGTIENTGDQEVTLAGVEFAHAGMAEFHETIVQSDGSSMMQKKPEMPTIKPGESWTLEPGHDHIMLMKLDEPIEPSHPYTMTLNLADGSECEVEISAREYTGGQETYAPDDEHGGHEHGDHSGHDHGDHSGHDHGETEHSGH